The Salminus brasiliensis chromosome 8, fSalBra1.hap2, whole genome shotgun sequence genome has a window encoding:
- the c1ql2 gene encoding complement C1q-like protein 2 isoform X2 has product MALALVVAIPLLVQATKISAHYEMMGTCRMICDPYSPKPSATALEVMQDLGAIPPPPPSFSRGTKGEPGRPGKPGPRGPPGEPGPPGPRGPPGDRGDSGKPGITGITPGTTKSESGEVGSALGSIKIAFYVGLKNPHEGYEVLRFDDVVTNLGNHYDPTTGKFTCQVSGIYFFTYHVLMRGGDGTSMWADLCKNGQGATQPEKGGERMGLCDLIQSELLRKDELY; this is encoded by the exons ATGGCGCTCGCGCTCGTCGTCGCCATCCCGCTGCTGGTCCAGGCCACCAAGATCTCCGCGCACTACGAGATGATGGGCACGTGCCGTATGATCTGCGACCCTTACAGTCCCAAACCGAGTGCCACGGCGCTGGAGGTGATGCAGGACCTCGGCGCCATCCCGCCGCCGCCGCCTTCTTTCTCTCGCGGGACCAAAGGGGAGCCAGGTAGACCCGGTAAACCCGGGCCCAGAGGTCCTCCCGGAGAACCCGGGCCACCCGGCCCGCGCGGGCCGCCAGGTGACCGCGGAGACTCGGGGAAACCCGGCATCACCGGGATCACGCCGGGTACCACAAAGAGCGAGTCCGGAGAGGTGGGCTCCGCGCTGGGTAGCATCAAGATCGCCTTCTACGTGGGGCTGAAGAACCCGCACGAGGGCTACGAAGTGCTCCGCTTTGATGACGTGGTGACGAACCTGGGTAACCATTACGACCCAACCACGGGCAAGTTTACGTGCCAGGTGTCCGGGATTTACTTCTTCACTTACCATGTGCTGATGCGCGGAGGGGACGGCACGAGCATGTGGGCAGATCTCTGCAAAAACGGACAG GGAGCCACACAGccagagaaaggaggagaaagGATGGGACTGTGTGACCTGATTCAATCTGAACTGCTCAGGAAAGATGAGTTATATTGA
- the c1ql2 gene encoding complement C1q-like protein 2 isoform X1, producing the protein MALALVVAIPLLVQATKISAHYEMMGTCRMICDPYSPKPSATALEVMQDLGAIPPPPPSFSRGTKGEPGRPGKPGPRGPPGEPGPPGPRGPPGDRGDSGKPGITGITPGTTKSESGEVGSALGSIKIAFYVGLKNPHEGYEVLRFDDVVTNLGNHYDPTTGKFTCQVSGIYFFTYHVLMRGGDGTSMWADLCKNGQVRASAIAQDADQNYDYASNSVVLHLDSGDEIYVKLDGGKAHGGNNNKYSTFSGFILYPD; encoded by the exons ATGGCGCTCGCGCTCGTCGTCGCCATCCCGCTGCTGGTCCAGGCCACCAAGATCTCCGCGCACTACGAGATGATGGGCACGTGCCGTATGATCTGCGACCCTTACAGTCCCAAACCGAGTGCCACGGCGCTGGAGGTGATGCAGGACCTCGGCGCCATCCCGCCGCCGCCGCCTTCTTTCTCTCGCGGGACCAAAGGGGAGCCAGGTAGACCCGGTAAACCCGGGCCCAGAGGTCCTCCCGGAGAACCCGGGCCACCCGGCCCGCGCGGGCCGCCAGGTGACCGCGGAGACTCGGGGAAACCCGGCATCACCGGGATCACGCCGGGTACCACAAAGAGCGAGTCCGGAGAGGTGGGCTCCGCGCTGGGTAGCATCAAGATCGCCTTCTACGTGGGGCTGAAGAACCCGCACGAGGGCTACGAAGTGCTCCGCTTTGATGACGTGGTGACGAACCTGGGTAACCATTACGACCCAACCACGGGCAAGTTTACGTGCCAGGTGTCCGGGATTTACTTCTTCACTTACCATGTGCTGATGCGCGGAGGGGACGGCACGAGCATGTGGGCAGATCTCTGCAAAAACGGACAG GTCCGTGCCAGTGCCATTGCGCAGGACGCAGACCAAAACTACGACTATGCGAGCAACAGTGTGGTGCTGCATCTGGACTCAGGCGATGAAATCTATGTGAAACTGGACGGCGGGAAGGCACACGGTGGGAACAACAACAAATACAGCACCTTCTCTGGGTTCATACTGTACCCAGACTGA